Proteins found in one Oribacterium sp. oral taxon 102 genomic segment:
- a CDS encoding ABC transporter permease: protein MKQKILNSSMLYTLISIVIGFLIGALLLSVIGVSPAVAYGKLLSGVFSKPKFMVYSVVYAAPLIFTGLSVAFSFRTGVFNIGAEGQYVMGAITAAVVGLLFPMPPVLHALVCLLAAAAAGALWGAVVGFLKVKKGINEVLSYIMFNWLAFYLSNYIVNRKAIHTEQGAEASKNILESAVIRMPAAAVKLTGCTDLHWGVVLALLAAVVMWFVMTKTTFGYQLRAVGFSRTAAEYAGISSNRVFMLSMSLSGVLAALGGAVQILGMSNRVAQYAAQEGYGFQGITVALIGSTNPIGCIFSGLFYGAMKYGGNKLTVVNVPTEVVNIIMGTIVIFIAIAPVFKMLLLRAFAKNGGKK from the coding sequence ATGAAACAGAAGATTTTGAACAGCTCGATGCTGTATACTTTGATCTCCATCGTGATCGGCTTCCTCATCGGCGCGCTGCTGCTCAGCGTGATTGGCGTCAGTCCGGCGGTGGCGTACGGAAAGCTGCTGAGCGGCGTGTTCAGCAAGCCGAAGTTCATGGTTTACAGCGTCGTCTATGCGGCCCCGCTGATTTTCACGGGGCTCTCCGTCGCCTTCTCCTTCCGGACAGGCGTCTTCAACATCGGCGCGGAGGGGCAGTACGTCATGGGGGCGATTACCGCTGCGGTAGTGGGACTGCTCTTTCCGATGCCGCCGGTTCTGCATGCGCTGGTCTGTCTCCTTGCGGCGGCTGCCGCAGGAGCGCTCTGGGGCGCAGTGGTCGGATTTCTGAAGGTGAAGAAGGGGATCAATGAGGTGCTCTCCTATATCATGTTCAACTGGCTTGCTTTCTATCTGTCGAACTATATCGTGAACCGGAAGGCGATCCACACCGAGCAGGGCGCAGAGGCGTCGAAGAATATCCTCGAGTCAGCCGTGATCCGTATGCCGGCAGCTGCTGTGAAGCTGACCGGCTGCACAGATCTCCACTGGGGCGTCGTGCTGGCGCTCCTCGCTGCGGTCGTGATGTGGTTCGTGATGACGAAGACCACCTTCGGCTATCAGCTCCGTGCGGTGGGCTTCTCCAGAACGGCGGCGGAGTATGCGGGCATCAGTTCCAACCGGGTTTTCATGCTGTCCATGTCGCTCTCCGGCGTGCTCGCGGCGCTCGGCGGGGCGGTACAGATCCTTGGGATGTCCAACCGTGTCGCGCAGTACGCGGCGCAGGAGGGCTATGGCTTTCAGGGAATCACGGTCGCGCTGATTGGCTCGACCAATCCGATCGGCTGTATTTTCTCGGGACTCTTTTACGGCGCGATGAAGTACGGCGGCAATAAGCTGACCGTCGTAAACGTACCGACCGAGGTCGTGAATATCATCATGGGGACGATCGTCATTTTCATCGCCATCGCGCCGGTATTCAAGATGCTGCTGCTTAGGGCTTTTGCGAAGAATGGAGGGAAAAAATGA